One window from the genome of Salvelinus fontinalis isolate EN_2023a chromosome 3, ASM2944872v1, whole genome shotgun sequence encodes:
- the LOC129851557 gene encoding olfactory receptor class A-like protein 1 yields MLDLCVTIKGVSFLLQTGLGFLGNTLVLLAYTQVVCSECRLPPVDIILCHLAFVDLILLLTRCAPQTMTVFGLRDLLNDPGCKVVIYTYRIARALSVCITCMLSVFQAVTIAPAGGPCLSRLKARLPRLIVPTIAGLWLFNMAVCFAAPLFSIAPRNGTVPAFTLNLGFCHVDFRDRLSYKINGVIVSIRDFVFVGLMLWSSGYILLLLHRHSHQVRSIRRSSQGGGAETRAANTVITLVVLYVVFFGIDNIIWIYMLTVDNVSPVVADMKIFFSSCYACLSPFFIISSNKRVKSKLVCVAADQEPPSVDTQDSNDKM; encoded by the coding sequence ATGTTGGATCTCTGTGTCACCATCAAAGGGGTGTCCTTCCTGTTGCAAACAGGGTTAGGGTTCCTGGGGAACACCCTGGTGCTGCTGGCCTACACCCAGGTCGTCTGCTCTGAGTGCCGACTCCCGCCTGTGGACATAATTCTCTGCCACCTAGCCTTCGTTGACCTGATTCTGCTCCTCACCCGCTGCGCCCCCCAGACCATGACTGTGTTTGGCCTGCGTGACCTGCTGAATGACCCGGGCTGCAAGGTGGTCATTTACACCTATCGCATCGCCCGGGCTCTGTCAGTGTGCATCACCTGTATGCTCAGTGTGTTCCAGGCAGTGACCATCGCCCCTGCAGGTGGACCCTGTTTGTCCAGGCTTAAGGCCCGGCTTCCCAGGCTCATCGTGCCCACCATCGCAGGGCTGTGGCTCTTCAACATGGCTGTATGCTTCGCAGCTCCATTGTTCTCGATTGCCCCTCGCAACGGCACAGTGCCTGCCTTCACCCTCAACCTGGGCTTCTGCCATGTGGATTTCAGGGACAGGCTGTCCTACAAGATCAATGGAGTGATTGTCTCTATACGGGACTTTGTCTTTGTGGGGCTCATGTTGTGGTCCAGTGGCTacatccttctcctcctccaccgtcACAGCCACCAGGTGAGAAGCATCCGACGATCATCCCAGGGTGGAGGAGCTGAGACTAGGGCAGCCAATACAGTGATCACCCTGGTGGTGTTGTATGTTGTATTCTTCGGCATAGACAATATCATCTGGATTTACATGCTGACGGTAGATAATGTGTCTCCAGTGGTAGCTGACATGAAGATCTTCTTCTCCTCCTGTTATGCCTGTCTCAGCCCCTTTTTCATCATCAGCTCCAATAAGAGGGTCAAGAGTAAGTTGGTGTGTGTGGCAGCTGACCAAGAGCCGCCATCAGTCGACACCCAGGACTCCAATGACAAGATGTAA
- the LOC129850510 gene encoding olfactory receptor class A-like protein 1 encodes MGTLVWFTNRLVIYRLQLHHKAYPSAMKSEEVVRGMLYLSLTVVGVPGNTAVIVAFLLALYQEHQLLPADAIVLHLACANLLVVGVRCLLETLATFRLVNIFGDTGCQGVIFVYRTSRSLSIWLTFVLSAYQCLSIATPGSCWASIRVLVARYLAVIFLTLWVINTSMSSAAIAFSLGSRNDSVNMQHSINVQFCYVRFPTMQSKQVNGAVQVGRDVVPMGMMTLASLVILVFLYRYSQQVKGLRSSSGASGGAERRAAKAVVALVTLYVVLYGVDNGLWVYTLTVRKTMSSSLISDLRIFFSSLYAALSPLVIIATNRKVNSRLRCVVQERPVQDKATTLSTV; translated from the exons ATGGGGACTTTGGTCTGGTTTACAAACAGACTTGTGATCTACAGACTCCAACTGCATCATAAAGCATACCCCTCAG CCATGAAATCAGAGGAGGTGGTCCGGGGAATGCTGTACCTGTCTCTCACTGTGGTTGGAGTTCCGGGAAACACTGCTGTCATCGTGGCATTCCTCCTGGCACTGTACCAGGAGCATCAGCTTCTTCCTGCTGACGCCATTGTGCTGCACCTGGCCTGTGCCAACCTGCTGGTAGTAGGCGTGCGCTGCCTGCTGGAGACCCTGGCCACCTTCCGCCTGGTCAACATCTTCGGGGACACGGGCTGCCAGGGGGTGATCTTTGTCTACCGTACGTCTCGCTCCCTCTCCATCTGGCTCACCTTTGTGCTGAGTGCCTACCAGTGCCTGAGCATCGCTACTCCCGGCTCCTGCTGGGCCTCCATCCGTGTCCTGGTGGCTCGCTACCTGGCAGTGATCTTCCTCACCCTTTGGGTCATCAATACCTCCATGAGCTCGGCAGCCATAGCCTTCTCCCTGGGCTCCCGGAATGACTCGGTCAACATGCAGCACAGCATTAATGTTCAATTCTGCTATGTTCGCTTTCCTACTATGCAGTCCAAACAGGTGAACGGGGCTGTCCAGGTAGGGAGGGACGTGGTACCTATGGGCATGATGACCCTGGCCAGTCTGGTCATCCTTGTGTTCCTGTACCGCTACAGCCAGCAGGTGAAGGGACTCCGCAGCAGCTCTGGGGCCAGCGGTGGGGCAGAGCGGCGGGCGGCTAAGGCTGTAGTGGCCTTGGTGACCCTGTATGTGGTCCTCTATGGGGTGGATAATGGACTGTGGGTATACACCCTCACCGTGAGGAAGACCATGAGCTCCTCACTGATCTCAGACCTGCGCATATTCTTCTCGTCGCTGTATGCAGCGCTCAGCCCCCTGGTGATCATAGCCACCAACAGGAAGGTGAACAGCAGGCTGAGGTGTGTGGTGCAGGAGAGGCCCGTTCAGGACAAAGCCACTACACTATCTACTGTGTGA